The following proteins come from a genomic window of Pseudomonas putida:
- a CDS encoding DUF899 domain-containing protein, with the protein MSTSASRHPVVSRSQWLAARQQLWLHEKAFTHHRDALAAARRALPWVKVEQDYRFFGPDGALSLADLFAGRSQLLLYHFMFAEGWSEGCPGCSFLADHFDGANLHLAHHDVSLVAVSRAPYAEFQAFRQRMGWQFPWYSSNGSDFNEDFGVSVGREGQRQYNYEPYEGNESELPGLSAFFREADGSVYHTYSTYARGLDILVNTYNFLDIAPLGRNEGGTMDWVRHHDRYEGHPEKPHCCHR; encoded by the coding sequence ATGAGCACCAGCGCAAGCAGGCACCCGGTGGTTTCCCGCAGCCAGTGGCTGGCGGCTCGCCAGCAACTGTGGCTGCACGAAAAAGCGTTTACCCACCACCGCGACGCGCTAGCTGCAGCCCGTCGCGCCTTGCCTTGGGTAAAGGTCGAGCAGGATTACCGCTTCTTCGGGCCAGACGGCGCGTTGAGCCTGGCCGACCTGTTCGCAGGCCGCAGCCAGTTGCTGCTTTACCACTTCATGTTCGCCGAGGGCTGGAGCGAGGGCTGCCCCGGCTGCTCTTTTCTGGCCGATCACTTTGACGGCGCCAACCTGCACCTGGCACACCACGATGTGTCGCTGGTGGCGGTGTCTCGGGCGCCGTATGCCGAATTCCAGGCATTTCGCCAGCGCATGGGCTGGCAGTTCCCGTGGTATTCGTCGAATGGCAGCGACTTCAACGAGGACTTTGGCGTCAGTGTCGGCCGTGAAGGCCAGCGGCAGTACAACTATGAGCCGTATGAGGGCAATGAAAGCGAGCTGCCCGGCTTGAGTGCATTTTTCCGCGAAGCCGACGGCAGCGTCTACCACACCTACTCAACCTACGCCCGCGGGCTGGACATACTGGTCAACACCTACAACTTCCTCGACATTGCGCCACTGGGGCGCAACGAAGGTGGGACCATGGACTGGGTGCGGCACCATGACCGCTATGAAGGGCACCCGGAAAAGCCTCACTGTTGTCACAGATGA
- a CDS encoding sulfatase-like hydrolase/transferase — protein sequence MKNLSDHPRTRFAALAALVLVIPLGTRAMLGWSNPFGYLSDLALGSLLIVLLHRRPWWLALPVLLAWAALWVASAELVSAVGRLPTSADLNYLFDPQFMENSTGGGLAHAWLPWALGGGLLAWLACAWRSRAQASQPLPRTAWAIPVLLFGAHWGSQQLLPSDADQWRQYNLPHQLMSAGVGNLQRQVEGWMGRTQTFTPLASSGLTQSDLHGQRLLAGPGSARNLLVITMEGIPGAYLRPNRQALNSRFNEDLMPRLSKWAERGMNTPDYVLHTHQTIRGLYAMLCGDYDKLANGTPKGVELLTQNERNQACLPAQLRQAGFTTHYLQGAGLRFMAKDRIMPHIGFDSVHGQEWFSNKNYLDFPWGKDDRAFFEGALGYVGQLQKQDKPWMLTLLTVGTHQPYSAPAEYLKRYDTPKQAAVAYLDDAVGAFLDNLERQGVLKDTLVVLTSDESHGIDGVRLASSWGFNLTLAPEQAQLPTIKRGTYGHIDLAASLLDYFALPIPVALGGRSLYRDYDSGREMISYTNGMLRYHNGQGLFTECDFQQRCRRYASEGFIADQARYLGPADSLLGQQISALAGVLDQSLLQTPLNLRYQFGGPSPIKLRKRIHDDWADNLIGAQYLEMPEGSHTRVRVKVRSLDPKRVAYIRLKAKQLEQDVPLGLPEEVKVTADAPLEMEFSFDNPTERKAFSFHLLGYGGGKVEVSDFSVITALPGEDDGADELAEGHIAHSG from the coding sequence GTGAAGAACCTGTCCGACCACCCACGCACCCGGTTTGCCGCTTTGGCGGCCCTGGTGTTGGTGATCCCACTGGGTACGCGCGCCATGCTGGGCTGGTCCAACCCGTTCGGTTACCTGTCCGACCTCGCCCTTGGCAGCCTGTTGATCGTGCTGCTACACCGCAGGCCGTGGTGGCTTGCGCTGCCCGTGCTGCTGGCCTGGGCGGCGCTGTGGGTGGCCTCGGCCGAACTGGTAAGCGCAGTGGGCCGACTGCCCACCAGCGCCGACCTGAACTACCTGTTCGACCCGCAATTCATGGAGAATTCAACCGGTGGCGGCCTGGCCCATGCCTGGCTGCCCTGGGCCCTGGGTGGCGGCTTGCTGGCTTGGCTGGCCTGTGCGTGGCGCAGCCGTGCACAGGCCAGCCAGCCACTGCCGCGCACGGCCTGGGCCATACCCGTACTGCTGTTTGGCGCGCATTGGGGCAGCCAGCAGTTGCTACCTTCCGATGCCGACCAGTGGCGGCAATACAACCTCCCCCACCAGTTGATGTCTGCCGGGGTCGGTAACCTGCAACGCCAGGTCGAAGGCTGGATGGGCCGCACACAAACCTTCACCCCGCTCGCCAGCAGCGGCCTGACTCAATCCGACCTGCATGGGCAAAGGCTGCTTGCCGGCCCGGGAAGCGCCCGCAACTTGCTGGTGATTACCATGGAAGGCATCCCCGGCGCCTACCTGCGGCCTAACCGCCAGGCGCTGAACAGTCGTTTCAATGAGGACTTGATGCCCAGGCTCAGCAAGTGGGCCGAGCGCGGCATGAACACCCCAGACTACGTGCTGCACACCCACCAGACCATCCGTGGCCTGTATGCGATGCTGTGCGGCGATTACGACAAGCTGGCCAATGGCACGCCCAAGGGCGTGGAACTGCTGACCCAGAACGAACGCAACCAGGCCTGTCTGCCGGCACAATTGCGCCAGGCCGGTTTCACCACCCACTACCTGCAAGGCGCGGGCCTGCGCTTCATGGCCAAAGACCGCATCATGCCGCACATCGGTTTCGATTCGGTGCATGGTCAGGAGTGGTTCAGCAACAAGAACTACCTGGACTTCCCATGGGGCAAGGATGACCGCGCCTTCTTCGAAGGCGCCCTGGGCTATGTGGGCCAGTTGCAGAAGCAGGACAAGCCATGGATGCTGACGCTGCTCACCGTGGGCACCCACCAGCCCTATTCGGCGCCGGCCGAGTACCTCAAGCGCTACGACACACCGAAACAGGCAGCGGTCGCCTACCTGGATGACGCGGTCGGGGCATTTCTAGACAATCTCGAGCGCCAGGGCGTCCTCAAGGACACACTGGTGGTGCTGACTTCCGACGAGTCCCACGGCATCGATGGCGTGCGCCTGGCCTCGTCCTGGGGCTTCAACCTTACCCTGGCGCCAGAGCAGGCCCAACTGCCAACCATCAAGCGCGGTACTTACGGTCACATCGACCTGGCCGCCTCGCTGCTCGACTACTTCGCACTGCCCATTCCTGTCGCGCTTGGCGGCCGCTCGTTGTACCGCGACTACGACAGCGGCCGAGAGATGATCTCTTACACCAACGGCATGCTGCGCTACCACAACGGCCAGGGCCTGTTCACCGAATGTGACTTCCAGCAGCGCTGCCGGCGTTATGCCAGTGAAGGCTTCATCGCCGACCAGGCCCGCTACCTCGGTCCGGCCGACAGCCTGCTGGGCCAGCAGATCAGCGCCCTGGCCGGGGTGCTCGACCAATCCTTGCTGCAAACCCCGCTCAACCTGCGTTACCAGTTCGGCGGCCCTTCACCGATCAAGTTGCGCAAGCGCATTCACGATGACTGGGCCGACAACCTGATTGGCGCCCAGTACCTGGAAATGCCTGAAGGCTCGCACACCCGCGTGCGGGTCAAGGTACGCTCGCTGGACCCCAAACGTGTGGCCTATATCCGGCTCAAGGCCAAGCAGTTGGAACAAGACGTGCCGCTGGGCCTGCCAGAAGAGGTGAAGGTCACCGCCGACGCGCCCCTGGAGATGGAGTTCAGCTTCGACAACCCGACCGAGCGCAAGGCGTTTTCCTTCCATTTGCTGGGCTATGGCGGCGGCAAGGTAGAAGTCAGCGACTTCAGCGTAATCACCGCCCTGCCTGGCGAGGATGACGGCGCCGATGAACTGGCCGAGGGGCATATCGCCCATTCGGGCTGA
- a CDS encoding phosphatidylinositol-specific phospholipase C domain-containing protein translates to MVMTELASDEFEEISYISPSGDVLIRVYTPKQCTDPVDWGEFEEIERPAMLVRPGMFDMEVVTLTNPDGRWRRRIGTARPTMNAAPFAASESAPLSDTNSPFVKHSLQTDGQSEAQYADGWEILYHDGSGVRFSLYADGFTGDLSDYEFALPYWIRDAEDRIVHGACNFEELSTLGATWAFRPLVLRAGKKARAEAVQPQADVEQTYHDNKVHFRSKYGQPFGTANEIVYGSYEITSAKVSSGQDPDNYIDPPFTRSFSSNGTMSFKVGRHGTDAVANWFSSYISDSENTFGHAPDKLNFGFKGTLKLTVTGGSFSGMDQTLVFKDVFIAQGHTGTSNNWWFGAIGARNPDDGKRWVRVEGKAPTPYGEFDASMYFQRGGEPLTDDEIFVYEGSLNALPTEAWMTRLIGTTRVQDMVLPGSHNAGMYGPLHNCTGGGFGEAASRAQRASIAEQLRMGVRYLDIRVARADGQLLCYHRTGTGAGPGCDGATLDEVLTSVDTFLTENRGEFVILSFTHIPDADVSAIQTMINRHANRLHKVSAEPGERKPVNQFILEDLRGKMLVVSEGLMDAPDSGFYRKTKGPNSWDAYQIVDDYANSKDTDAVIEDQLGKWARHVPGEYGVGFMLNWTRTPQSGADSVEKMAKVINEKLAHNLNSYPANWSAPQVVLLDFVTPGYVNSIVNQNLANISRRDEGDEVEPPVGARVNVNMYPLPLFDGDPVRKKLPFGSLIPLWRETAISNEGGSVRFAARPYNRNRLITFGGLGLLCFRQYIISKDFEGDGFEVPLLSDVPTSLPKGVREIRWIGTNAKIRWLHLLQYGKVDAE, encoded by the coding sequence ATGGTCATGACTGAATTGGCGAGCGACGAATTCGAAGAGATCAGTTATATCAGCCCCTCCGGGGACGTGCTCATCCGTGTCTACACCCCTAAGCAATGTACAGACCCGGTGGACTGGGGCGAATTCGAAGAAATTGAACGTCCGGCCATGCTTGTCAGGCCTGGTATGTTTGACATGGAGGTAGTGACACTTACCAACCCTGATGGCCGTTGGAGGCGAAGGATTGGAACGGCCAGGCCCACAATGAATGCAGCACCCTTCGCAGCTAGTGAAAGTGCTCCGTTGAGCGATACCAATTCACCCTTCGTGAAGCACAGTCTGCAGACTGACGGTCAGTCAGAAGCACAATACGCCGATGGTTGGGAGATTTTATATCACGACGGGTCAGGTGTCAGGTTCAGTCTGTACGCTGATGGTTTTACAGGTGATCTTTCGGACTATGAATTCGCTCTTCCCTATTGGATTAGGGATGCTGAGGATAGAATTGTCCACGGGGCTTGTAATTTTGAAGAGTTGAGTACGCTTGGCGCGACCTGGGCATTTCGACCTTTGGTACTGCGCGCCGGGAAAAAGGCGCGAGCCGAGGCAGTTCAACCGCAGGCAGACGTGGAGCAGACGTATCACGATAACAAGGTGCATTTCCGGTCCAAATATGGCCAACCCTTTGGAACGGCTAACGAGATTGTTTACGGCTCCTACGAAATTACGTCGGCGAAGGTTTCCAGTGGCCAAGATCCTGATAACTATATCGACCCACCGTTTACAAGAAGTTTCTCCAGCAATGGAACTATGAGCTTCAAGGTGGGGCGGCACGGTACGGACGCTGTCGCGAACTGGTTCAGTAGCTACATCAGTGATTCCGAGAATACGTTCGGGCATGCTCCCGATAAACTCAATTTTGGTTTCAAAGGCACGTTGAAACTGACCGTGACGGGCGGTAGTTTCAGTGGCATGGACCAAACGCTGGTATTCAAGGACGTTTTCATCGCTCAAGGTCATACAGGAACATCAAATAACTGGTGGTTCGGCGCCATTGGTGCCCGCAACCCGGACGATGGTAAGCGTTGGGTTCGAGTGGAGGGTAAGGCGCCGACGCCGTACGGGGAGTTTGATGCCTCGATGTATTTTCAGCGCGGCGGAGAGCCGCTCACGGACGACGAAATATTCGTATACGAGGGATCGCTAAATGCGCTGCCCACCGAGGCGTGGATGACCAGATTGATAGGTACGACTCGCGTGCAAGATATGGTGCTTCCCGGCAGCCATAACGCTGGCATGTATGGCCCACTGCATAATTGCACCGGGGGAGGCTTTGGTGAGGCAGCATCTAGAGCGCAACGCGCCTCCATTGCGGAGCAACTCCGGATGGGTGTTCGTTACCTGGATATCCGGGTCGCTCGCGCTGATGGTCAACTGCTTTGTTACCATCGGACAGGCACCGGCGCGGGGCCGGGATGCGACGGCGCGACGCTCGACGAAGTACTCACCTCCGTTGACACGTTCTTGACAGAAAATCGCGGAGAGTTCGTGATCTTGAGCTTCACGCATATACCCGACGCTGACGTCTCAGCCATTCAAACGATGATTAATCGCCATGCGAATCGTCTGCACAAAGTCAGTGCCGAACCGGGTGAGCGCAAACCGGTGAACCAATTTATCCTGGAGGATTTGCGCGGGAAAATGCTGGTGGTCAGTGAAGGGTTGATGGATGCGCCTGACTCAGGTTTTTATAGAAAAACAAAGGGTCCAAATTCTTGGGATGCGTATCAAATTGTGGATGACTACGCTAATTCGAAAGACACAGATGCTGTGATTGAAGATCAGTTGGGTAAGTGGGCAAGGCATGTGCCGGGTGAATATGGCGTCGGCTTCATGCTCAACTGGACTCGCACCCCGCAGAGCGGGGCGGATTCGGTCGAAAAAATGGCGAAAGTCATCAATGAAAAACTGGCACACAATCTTAATAGCTACCCGGCTAACTGGAGTGCCCCGCAGGTGGTATTGCTGGATTTTGTGACGCCGGGGTATGTCAACTCCATTGTCAATCAAAACCTCGCAAATATTTCACGGCGCGACGAAGGCGATGAAGTGGAACCACCCGTTGGGGCGCGAGTCAACGTGAATATGTATCCACTGCCATTATTTGACGGTGACCCGGTCCGCAAAAAATTACCTTTCGGTTCGTTGATTCCACTCTGGAGGGAAACCGCCATCAGCAACGAGGGCGGAAGCGTGCGTTTCGCGGCGCGGCCGTACAATCGTAACAGGTTGATTACCTTTGGCGGGTTGGGGTTGCTGTGCTTCAGGCAATACATCATCTCTAAAGACTTTGAAGGTGATGGCTTTGAGGTGCCGTTGCTGTCGGATGTACCTACTAGTCTACCCAAAGGCGTCCGGGAGATACGATGGATAGGCACCAATGCCAAAATAAGATGGTTGCATCTGCTTCAATACGGCAAAGTGGACGCTGAATAA